The Nitrospira sp. CR1.1 sequence GGCCTGTTCGCGGGGGTGTCGCTGGAAGGAGCGGCGCTGATCTCGCGAGACGAATGGAGCCGCGCCTACTATGGGAAGGCCGTCACTCCGACTGACATCGTGATTCGCCGCGAGGTGAAGAATCCCCACTCGGACGTGCTACGCGCGGAGATTAGGAAGGCAATCGAGGGGAAGTAATCCCGGCAGACCCCATTGCGACCCACCAAGCGAAGCCCCGAGATTTCCATCGGCAATTAGAGAGAGTGCAGCACTTGCGCCCCAGCCTTCGCCTTCGTTGCCAGATCGGCAAGACCGGCGCGAGCTTCCTGTACATTGTGCACCGGGTCCGTAAAGGCGAATCGTCCTCCCTGCATGCGGTCCGGCGTTTTGACGCGCAGGTGAAATCCCAGTCGGTCCATTGTCGTGATACCCGCTTGCTGCGCATCGAGATTGCCGCAGACACGGGCGAGCAGCAACAGCGTCTCCTGCTGTGCGGTATTGATCTCGCGGATAAGTTCCGAGGCGCTGTCCGCCAATGGATCCACGCTAGCCGCCATATAGTCAGCAGAGGCCACCCATCCCATTGATCCGAACCCGCCGACAAAATAAATATCCGCCAAGGCCATACGGAAAAAAGCGAAGTCGTCGAAGTCGACCCAATAGGCCGCGTTCGCATGACGGGCGAGGTACCGTTCGCGCACCGGTGCGACCTCGCCCTTCGGCACCTTCGTCACCGACCCCATTAGGGTCACTCTGGCTGCGCCCAGCGGATCACGCTGACTCTCCGGCGGCGTGACGAGCAGGCTTGCGCGAGAATCTCCGAGGAGGTTCTGCGTGTGCATCGCCATGGAACTGATCAGAAAACTCGGCTGTCCCTGCTCGTCCAACCCGTAGGGCATCACCGACCCGAAGGGCCAGCCTGGTTGCTTGCGCGAGAGAGTCGAGAGGCCGCCCGTCTGCTGCAGATGCACCAACGTCCTGGCTTTTTCGGCATGAGACGGTTCGGGAACGTCAGGGCCTTCCGAGTCCGGGCCGCTGTTATGTGCTCCTAATGATGACGACACGAAACCCCCTTCTTTCTCGGCCACATCAAATACCCAAGTCCTGGGTGAGCCGTAATTCTGATTCGTCCACAATTTCTTCCAGACAGGTGAAACAGGGAAACGGAAACCGATCGACCGGAACCGCGCACACTTCCCCGACCGGAGATTCCTCCAGCGCCGGGCCACCACATTCTTTATGGACGAGGACCAACATGGTTATTCCTTTACAACCAGCCGCCGGAACGTGTCCACATGCTCCGGACTGCTCAGTCGATGGTCGCCTGTTTTCAGCAGCAGTTCGATGGGAAATTCAGGATCCTGCGACAGCACATGTTGCACGAAGGCCCAACTGCCTTCCGGTTTGATCACGGTATCTTGCAGTCCGTGTAGAATGGTCGTCTTCACGCGACGCGGCATGGTGAGGCGACGTCTCCAAAGCGCCTGGCTGTCCTCGACCCAATGCCAGGGAATCGGCGCCTCCCGATGCAAGGGCTCGTCATCCCAGGGCATGGAGCCAGCCGACTGCCACTGTTCACGCCGCTCTGCGGAAATTTGCGCCGCGCGCAGATCCATCATATTAAAAGCCGGGGCAATCAGAATCAGTTCCTCGACGGCCGGTTGCTCCTGCGCGACCAGCCAGGCCAGCCACCCACCCAACGAATTGCCCACGATCGTGATCGGCGGACCATCGGCCAGCAGATTCGTGACGGCTTCCGCGTCCTCCAACCAGTGAAGCAGGCGATAGTCTCCCCACTGTCCTTCCGAATCGCCCCACCCCCGAAAATCGAAACAGCAGAATCCCCATCCTCGCTCCTGGCACCATTGCACGAGCGCCTTGCTTTTGTTGCCCCAGCGCTTGGAGAGAAACCCGGTGACGAACAGCATCTGCCGATCCTTGCCTTCAAGGCGATCGCCTCGAAGGACTGCGCCGTCGGCACCGGTCAGAGTAACGGGCTTTATCATGCGTCTACCGTATTGTCCTTACGAGAAAGCTGCCCAGCTTGCGCAAGACCGGTTCCGGAATCTCATGGCCGCCCCGAAACGGCTGCCACTCGACCATCACGCCGGCTTGAACACATTCATCGCGCAACCGCTCGGCCATGCTGAACGGCAGGATCGGATCGTGCGTACCATGGCTTTGAAAAAGCGGCAACCCCTTCCGCTTCGTCAGCAGCGGCGCCCATTCTTGCCTGGCAACCAGCGTGCTCGACAGCTGGACAAGCCCGGCGTACGGCTGCGTACTATGCAGCAACGCATCACAGGACAACATCGCGCCTTGCGAAAAGCCTCCCAGCACGGTCCGGGCTGGATCAGCCCCGAGTATCTTGTGCACATCCCCCAACAAGGCCTTCACACGCTCACGCGCTTCCAGCAATCCTCGCGGGATTTCGCCGGACAGATCCCGGGCCTTCCCCGCCGCCCGATCGGCCTGGATGCGGGCCATGTCAATCATCCACCAGGCGCGGGAATCCCCGAAGCCCATGGGGATCTGAATCGGCGCTTCAGGAAACAGATACCGTGTGCCTGCAGGCGCGTCCAGATATTCGCTGAGCGGCACAAGGTCGTCCCCCGGCGCGCCGAATCCATGGAGCAGCAACACCCACGGACCATTGCCGCCGCCCTTGCCGTCGGTCCCGCCGGTCAGGCGAACCGTGAGGCCGCCGAGTTTTTCAAAACGCATGTGCTTACAGCTCCTCCGTCACACTGGTCGCGGGGGCAATGCCCACGAAGTCCTTTCACATGACAGGTATGGCGCCCAGTGTAATGGGATTATTGGCCAAGATACCAGTATTGCAGGAAGGCCAATGCAGCGACAAGAGTGGCCTGAACCACCGGCTGTTGGTAGAGGGGCACGAAGGCTCCCTGCTGCACGGCCTCGATGTCGGCGATGATCTGGCGAAGCCCTTCATTCGACGACCCGGTACGGTCGATGGAACCCAGTCGGGTAGAAGATAGAGCGGTCCGGTCGAGACGTTCTTCAAGCGGCGCAAGAATCCGCCGTTTGGCTTGCACCGCCGCTAGATATAATATGCTGGCACTGGCAATAGCCACCAGGCTGTTGACCGTAAGGACCAGAATCAGCGCGGGCGGGAAGTCCCAGTTGTCAAAGTAGTGACTGCGCGCGGCGATGAGAAGAAATAGCGAAAAAAAGGGGTAGAGGATCCGGCGATTGACGATTCTCGTCCGCTCCATGATGAGGCGAACCCGCTTCATGGGATTGAGCCCGGCTGTTAAGGGCATTTCTTGTATCCACTTGGTGCACAGAATCACCGCGTCCAAGACGGCGAGATTCAGGATGATCAGCGAAAACGCGCTCAGAGAGGTAAGGATCGCATCGGCGCGGCAACTGAACCTTCCCCGACAGGGAACATACAACCGCCATTCACCGTCGTTCATCAATCCCCACACGGGAAGGATCATCAGCAGATACAGGATCAGCCACAGCACAATCCTTGCCACTCGTTGGGGGCACGTGTGGGCGCGGCAGTAGCGGGTCCACAGCGTTCTCGCCTCGCCTGGATAGTCTCGCGTGGAACCGTGAAACATCCAGTCCAGGTCGGCCCAGAAACTTTTCAGACTTCTCCGCCACCCGGTTTCTATCTGGATGGAATCTCCCGGCGCAAAGAATTTTAAGGTGAGCGCTGCGGTGTTCGCCGCCAAGTCCGCCCAAGCTTTGATGAGAAAGAACATGGATAAGAGGGTGGTGAACAGCCGTACCACCTCGGTGGGCCAGATGCTGACCCCATCAAACCAGGAAAAGGGCTCATCTTCAGCATAGTTGAAATATCGGATCTGGTACCACAGAAGCACCGCCCCAACAATTACCAGGGGCACCCAGGCCGAACGCACTACGCGCTGGAAAGTTTGCAAGTCACTGTCCTGTTCATTCCGCGCAGTCAGCCAATTCCAGTAACGTCCGTACCCCCACAGAGCCAAGAAACCTAGGACCAAGCCGACGATCCAGAGTGATCCGATTCTCGGCGGCAGGCTGACTCTTCCGGTGCGAGCATCCGCATCGATTCGCGCCGGATGGATATTGTTTAGGCCCTCGGCAAACGTATCCACGCTTAGATCAACGGCTCCACGTCGTCCAATCTCGAACAGGCGAGGCGGTATTGCCATACTGTATTCAATTTCTTTTTCATTACCGAGCCGCAACGTATAGGAAGGTTTCTTTCCTTCCTTCATACCCCGGACGTCAGGGGCGGTGATATGGCCGATCGCGCTCAAGACAGCGAGGAACACAGAGGATTGATAACTCGTTCGGAAGGGAGAAATACTCTGTTGGAGTTCAGGCGCCAACTGCAAACCGAAATGAGAGACGACAAGGACATTGCGAGCCCACTTCTGCTCGCTTTCATGGAAATAGCGCGCGTCCATATCGGTCGTGAAGAATAAGACCGTCGGAAATTGCTCCCGCACCGCCTGAAGAATAAGCAGCGCATCATACGTGTCTGACCCTAGAATTCCGATTGCTCTGACTCTTTTCTCGTGGTCCTCGGATTTAATGCGGGTGACGAGTCTCCGAATATAATCAAGCTGCGACGGCCCTTCAGGCTTTTCATAGGACGTAATGTCGCGAAGCTTTGCCTTACCGCCCTCCTCCGTCTCTTTGTTCTCGTTCTGAGACATGGGCTTGCTCGCTCGATTCTCCAACACCTCTCCGTCCAGCCCGCTCAAATAGCTGTATTGCCTGATTCGCAAGGCACGCGGCGAGACCACTCCCGCCTTAATTTGATCGATGCCGTCTTCCGTCGTTGCACACTTTCCCTCCAATTGCTTCCTGACGGCATCTGATGGCACATGGGCCTTCGGAATGGTAGTATCAGCAATATACGTACAGGCCACCGCGCTAAACGTGAGGGGGAGAGCCCGAGCATAGAAGGAATCCCATTCTCCGATCAGTACGATCGGGTCCTCCCCAACCGTCACCTGCCTGCGGTTCAGTTCGTGAAACAATGATTCGAACAGCACTCGATCGCTGTCGATCTGATATCGAAGATCCAGGCCCACATCAGAGAGCAGTTGGTAAAACATGCCGCTGCACTCCGCGTAGGAGTGACATTCAGCCCCTCCCTTCAGCCTAGGACTCTTTAACCGGTAAGAGAGCAGCCCTGGCATGGCTGTAGCCCAGGGCGAATAGATCTCCATATGACCACCCTGCTCATTTTGCCAAAAGAAGGATGCCGCGTGAGTGTCGGCTCTTTCCTCTTGTGTGTGGCCTCGTTCGTGGATTTCCTTGAGCATGTCTCGAAACTCGGATGAGCTGCGAGGTCCGATGATTTTTGTTGTAACGTTCTGGTGATTCTTGAACTTTGAAAACAGCTCGTTTAGCCGTTGCAGAATCGATGGCCCCAACTCATCCGCGGCCACCCACAGCACAAGCACCTGCTGATCCTTTGCCTCGCCCGCGGCATCGCCCGGCGTCCGACATGCGGCAATCTTGCTACGTCGATACCATTCATAGGGAATGGCGACAACACGGGCGCCGGGGCCCGATTGGAAATGGCCTATGAAATACGACAAATATTGCGTCTTCACCGCTTTGAAACACCCGACTTCCAGTGCTGCCTCGACGGCATACCGATCGCGGATGCGCGACTCGCTATCTTCCACATAGGCGCCTCCCCTGGTCATGACTATCAGCGCCGTAACCTGCTCGCCTCGTTTGGCGGAATTGCTGATTGTGTCCTCCAGGACCTCCGACCCGTTGCCCTCGTCCTCAGTCGTCCGAGATTGAATCTTGACCTCCCCCATGACTTGCCTGGCCGTAGAAGACCCCGCATCGGAAAGTGTCACATCACCCTTCCCAATAAGCACCAGGCCGTCCCGTTTTCTGGATGCTAGATCCTTTTGAACCGCGGCAAATGGATCCTCCCACAGCCTGGCATGGGCATTCAGTTCGCTGGCCGCCCGATTCCGATCGATCCCACTTCCCGAGGGCCTTGAACTCTTGAGCGGCTCCTTCACGAACACCATGGCAGCCACGGCGAGAGCCAGGGTGACCGTCGTGGCCAAAGATAAGGTGGAATCGTCTCCCTTGAAAGCCATGTGCAATCCTTTGCTTCCAGTGGCTCAAGGCTGAAGGTGTCTCGTTGACTCTACGTAAGGCAGCATCTCCTGTGCCAACTACGTAGCACGGGGAACGGCGGGACAAATTTGTGGATTCTACGCGCGAACTGAGACCGATACGGGCCTTGTCGTATCGCCGAGGATACAGAGACCGTATCCGATTGGATACGTAGAACCGATTGGTGCGAATAACGGCGGGCGAGCGTGAACCGCTAGGACGAGCAGCTCACACTGAGATGTTTGCCCCAGTTCGGCGGCGCGGCCGCGTAGGAATTCATGCCGGGGTGGTCTGTGTAGGGATCGCGCAGCAGGTTCAGCAGGCGGTCGATCTCGGAATAATCTTTCTGCTGCGCTTTCTCGATGGCCGATTGAGCGAGATAGTTACGGAGGACGTATTTGGGATTGATGCGATCCATTCCTGCGCGTCGCTCGTCATCCCGACTCTGTTCGCTCCGCAGCCGGTCGCGATACTGCCCGGCCCAGACATCGAAGCGGTCAGGATTCAGGAAATGCTCCCGCAATGCTTCGTTCTTTGCGGCAGGGTCTGATGAAAAGGTGCTGAGTTTGCGCCAGAACATCGTGTAGTCGACCCGGCTGCCGACCATGAGCGACTTCAGTTCTTGGAGCAGCGCCTCATCCTCGCCGCCATCTTCTCGCAGGCCGAGCTTCCTTCGCAGGTGATCCCGGTAATATCGATCGATCGTGCCTTGATAGCTATCCAAGACGGCCTTGAGCTCCTCTTTGGGCGCGAGGGGCAACAGGGTTTGCGCTAAACAACTCAGGTTCCACAGGCCGATGTAGGGCTGTTGATTGAACGCATAGCGTCCGTTGTAGTCGGAATGGTTGCAGATGAATCCCGGGTCGTAGTCGTCCATGAACCCATAAGGACCATAGTCCAGCGTCAACCCGAGAATCGACATGTTGTCGGTGTTCAACACGCCGTGGGACCACCCCACCGCTTGCCACTGCGCAATGAGTGCCGCTGTGCGCTCGACCACCTCGGCAAAGAACCGGAGATACCTGTCGGCGGCCGTCGCCAGGTGGGGGAAATGCGACTCGATCACGTAATCGGCCAGTCGCTGCAGGTGCTCATGCTGCTTCCGGTAGTAAAAAATCTCGAAGCTGCCGAACCGCACGTGCGAGGGCGCCATGCGGACGATGGTGGCGCCGGTTTCCACCTGTTCGCGATAGACCTTGTCGTCGCTGCCGACCAGGCAGAGAGCGCGGGTCGTCGGGATGCCGAGTCCGTGCATGGCTTCGCAGCACAGATATTCACGGATGGCGGAGCGAAGGACGGAACGTCCGTCCCCGTCGCGGGAAAACGGGGTCATGCCCGCGCCTTTCAAATGCAGGTCCCAACGCTCTCCGCGCCCGTTGACAATTTCTCCCAGAAGGATCGTCCGTCCATCTCCGAGCTGGGGGACGTACACGCCGAACTGATGGCCCGAATACAACATGGCCAGCGGCTCCATCCCCGGCACCAGCAGACTGCCGCCGAAGACCCCGGCAAACTCTGGTCGCGCCGCCTCTTGAGGGTCGAGGTCGAGCAGCTCCATCGCCGCGTCATTCGCACTGATCAGAAACGGCGCGGCGCCAAACGGCGTGGGATTCACCTTGGCGTAGAACACCTCCGGCAGGCGCGCGTAGCTGTTATCAAATGTGAGGGTTTCCAACGTGTGACGCGTCATAGATTGCTCAACCGGCCTCTCCTCACCTTACCGGAAATTGGCTTCCAGATCGGATTCCAGGGTGAAGACGAAAATGCGCTCGCCGACCACGGTATCAATGTCGGTGAACAGCGCCGTGATCCTCGCGCCGATCAGATCTGCCACCTGTTCACAGAGGCGTTCGCGGCCCTGGGCGATGAGGTTTTGACGCAGCCGCTTCACCATATCGATGCCTTCGGCCGTTTTGGCCAGTTGCCGCTCCGCCGGCGTGAGCACCCCTTTCAGTCGCACCACCAGCATGTCGCGCACAATGAACACGCGGACCTCGTCCGGGCCGCGGCCCAGAAATTCCTGTTCGAATTTGATGATCGCCGTGCGAACGGCGGCTTCCTTTTCTCCTTTGCTGGGCACAGGCACGGTCATCTTGCTCCCTGATGATACAGACATGGACGACCGGATTATAGTCACGGCCGCCTCAGGACTCCACCCCCAAGGACGCCGGTGCCGAAACCCGGCAACCCCGGTTCGCGAGTGAGCTTCGCGCGCTTGTTCGTCAGCCCGAACGCCCGGACTTTTCGCTTGCAATTTCGTGGGTTCCACAGATACATCTTACCCAGTTTTTCGGTGGTGCCGACGACAGGCCGTGATCGTGCGCGGCCCGGACCCACTCCATTGATGTCATCAGACAGGCAGTAGGGTCTTGCCGGTGTTTCCTTCCAGGGAAAAGCCGGGGACAGTGCAGGCCAGTCGTTGGTTCCTTGTTTCAAGGACCGTCGGCTGGCCTTTTTCTTTTCATGGCCAGCATGGGGTTCGCATGTCCTTTTTAGCCATCGTCCCGCTGTTGCCGTTACTCACGGCCTTCATCGTGATGACCGGCGATCGAGCGGACCAGGAACAGAACGCCCGATCCGGCCTCTTCCCGATCGCGGCGTCCTTCCTCGGCTCCCTCATCATTCTGGTCATGGTGACTTCGGAAGGCCCGATCATGTTCCAATTGTATGATCCGGCCGCCATTGCCAATCTCGCCTTCCCGATCGGCGTCTACATCGACCGGCTCAGCGCCGTCATGATGGTCCTGATCACGGGTGTGACCACCCTCATCTACCGGTATTCGATGGGCTACCTATATCAGGACCGCGGGTATCGCCGGTATCTGGGCATGCTTGGCATCACGACGACCATCCTGCTCTGCATGGTCTCCAGCGCCAATCTGGTGATGCTGTTCATTTTCTGGCAGATTCTCTCTTGGCTGTTGTTTCTCTTGGCGCACAATCACGGGCACGCGGCAACGCTGTCCGGCGCGTCCAATACGTTTACGACCTTACGGCTCAGCGATGCCGCCTTCCTCGCGGGCATTGTCCTGGCCTATTCGCTGTACGGGACGTTCGAGTTTCAGACGCTGTTCACACGCGCCGCGGAGACGCCGGTGACCTTGTCGATCTGGCCGGCGCTCGGTTGGGACATGAACGGCGTCACCGCGGTGACCCTGCTCATTTTCGGCGGCGCAATGGGAAAATCGGCACAATTCCCGATCCACACCTGGCTTCCGCGATCGCTGTACGCGCCGACCCCGATCCATGCGCTGCTGCATGCCGGGATCATCAACGCCGGAGGGTTCCTGCTGAACCGGCTCGCCCCGTTATACGGCCTGAGCCCGACGACACTGCATGTCGTCTTCGTCATCGGCATGCTCACGGCGATCCTCGGCGCCACCATGATGCTGACGCAGAACGACATCAAGAAGACCCTGGGGTTTTCCACTATCGGGCAGATGGGCTACATGATCATGGAGTGCGGGCTCGGCGCGTTTTCCCTCGCCGTCTTCCATCTCATCGCGCACGGCCTGTTCAAGGGGACGGTGTTCCTGAACTGCGGCAACGTGATCCATAAGGCCCGCCAGGAACCTTCGTTCCCGCCGGTCGACCGCGAGACGGAAGAACGCGAATTCTCCAACCTGACCTGGTCCACCGGGTTTTTGACGACCTTGCTGCTGCCCTTGGTCATTCTATTGGTCACACACGGCGTGCTGCGCATTCCGTTGCTCGAATCACAAGGCACGGTGATCTTCCTGTTCTTCATCTGGGTCACCTCTTCGCAGGCCATCCTCTCGTTGACGCGCATTCGCGCGGTGGCCTCCTGGAAGGTGTCCGCCGCCATGCTGGTGACGCTGGTCATCGTCGTCTTCACCTATCTCTTCGCAGTCGAAAGCTTCACCCATTTTCTGT is a genomic window containing:
- a CDS encoding DUF2470 domain-containing protein; amino-acid sequence: MSSSLGAHNSGPDSEGPDVPEPSHAEKARTLVHLQQTGGLSTLSRKQPGWPFGSVMPYGLDEQGQPSFLISSMAMHTQNLLGDSRASLLVTPPESQRDPLGAARVTLMGSVTKVPKGEVAPVRERYLARHANAAYWVDFDDFAFFRMALADIYFVGGFGSMGWVASADYMAASVDPLADSASELIREINTAQQETLLLLARVCGNLDAQQAGITTMDRLGFHLRVKTPDRMQGGRFAFTDPVHNVQEARAGLADLATKAKAGAQVLHSL
- a CDS encoding alpha/beta fold hydrolase gives rise to the protein MIKPVTLTGADGAVLRGDRLEGKDRQMLFVTGFLSKRWGNKSKALVQWCQERGWGFCCFDFRGWGDSEGQWGDYRLLHWLEDAEAVTNLLADGPPITIVGNSLGGWLAWLVAQEQPAVEELILIAPAFNMMDLRAAQISAERREQWQSAGSMPWDDEPLHREAPIPWHWVEDSQALWRRRLTMPRRVKTTILHGLQDTVIKPEGSWAFVQHVLSQDPEFPIELLLKTGDHRLSSPEHVDTFRRLVVKE
- a CDS encoding esterase, with product MRFEKLGGLTVRLTGGTDGKGGGNGPWVLLLHGFGAPGDDLVPLSEYLDAPAGTRYLFPEAPIQIPMGFGDSRAWWMIDMARIQADRAAGKARDLSGEIPRGLLEARERVKALLGDVHKILGADPARTVLGGFSQGAMLSCDALLHSTQPYAGLVQLSSTLVARQEWAPLLTKRKGLPLFQSHGTHDPILPFSMAERLRDECVQAGVMVEWQPFRGGHEIPEPVLRKLGSFLVRTIR
- a CDS encoding YdiU family protein; the protein is MTRHTLETLTFDNSYARLPEVFYAKVNPTPFGAAPFLISANDAAMELLDLDPQEAARPEFAGVFGGSLLVPGMEPLAMLYSGHQFGVYVPQLGDGRTILLGEIVNGRGERWDLHLKGAGMTPFSRDGDGRSVLRSAIREYLCCEAMHGLGIPTTRALCLVGSDDKVYREQVETGATIVRMAPSHVRFGSFEIFYYRKQHEHLQRLADYVIESHFPHLATAADRYLRFFAEVVERTAALIAQWQAVGWSHGVLNTDNMSILGLTLDYGPYGFMDDYDPGFICNHSDYNGRYAFNQQPYIGLWNLSCLAQTLLPLAPKEELKAVLDSYQGTIDRYYRDHLRRKLGLREDGGEDEALLQELKSLMVGSRVDYTMFWRKLSTFSSDPAAKNEALREHFLNPDRFDVWAGQYRDRLRSEQSRDDERRAGMDRINPKYVLRNYLAQSAIEKAQQKDYSEIDRLLNLLRDPYTDHPGMNSYAAAPPNWGKHLSVSCSS
- a CDS encoding DUF2294 family protein encodes the protein MTVPVPSKGEKEAAVRTAIIKFEQEFLGRGPDEVRVFIVRDMLVVRLKGVLTPAERQLAKTAEGIDMVKRLRQNLIAQGRERLCEQVADLIGARITALFTDIDTVVGERIFVFTLESDLEANFR
- a CDS encoding NADH-quinone oxidoreductase subunit L, which codes for MSFLAIVPLLPLLTAFIVMTGDRADQEQNARSGLFPIAASFLGSLIILVMVTSEGPIMFQLYDPAAIANLAFPIGVYIDRLSAVMMVLITGVTTLIYRYSMGYLYQDRGYRRYLGMLGITTTILLCMVSSANLVMLFIFWQILSWLLFLLAHNHGHAATLSGASNTFTTLRLSDAAFLAGIVLAYSLYGTFEFQTLFTRAAETPVTLSIWPALGWDMNGVTAVTLLIFGGAMGKSAQFPIHTWLPRSLYAPTPIHALLHAGIINAGGFLLNRLAPLYGLSPTTLHVVFVIGMLTAILGATMMLTQNDIKKTLGFSTIGQMGYMIMECGLGAFSLAVFHLIAHGLFKGTVFLNCGNVIHKARQEPSFPPVDRETEEREFSNLTWSTGFLTTLLLPLVILLVTHGVLRIPLLESQGTVIFLFFIWVTSSQAILSLTRIRAVASWKVSAAMLVTLVIVVFTYLFAVESFTHFLYPHPEEVASYFKAAALPGRLFDSLVIGTTLLTILSWVYLYAHAHGRTITIPGWIEAFLVRLYVLFMNRLYLDQLYLNIGRVVTQVAHHLEKRLS